The Pyrococcus horikoshii OT3 genome includes a window with the following:
- a CDS encoding ATP synthase subunit K (produces ATP from ADP in the presence of a proton gradient across the membrane; the K subunit is a nonenzymatic component which binds the dimeric form by interacting with the G and E subunits), giving the protein MDPIVYVSLGMALGAGLAGAASSFGVGIAGAAAAGAVAEDERNFRNALILEGLPMTQSIYGLITLFLIGMAAGIIGGGGFKFAEPTTENIIKSAILFGAGLLVGLTGFSAIPQGIIAGSGIGAVSKNPRTFTQNLIFAAMAETMAIFGLVGAIILIMSL; this is encoded by the coding sequence ATGGATCCGATAGTTTACGTATCCCTTGGAATGGCCCTGGGAGCAGGTTTAGCTGGAGCAGCATCTTCCTTTGGTGTCGGTATAGCAGGTGCTGCTGCAGCAGGTGCTGTAGCTGAGGATGAAAGGAACTTCAGAAATGCTCTAATACTTGAAGGTCTTCCAATGACCCAGAGTATCTATGGATTAATAACGCTCTTCCTGATTGGAATGGCCGCTGGGATAATTGGTGGAGGAGGTTTCAAATTTGCTGAACCAACTACCGAGAATATAATTAAGAGTGCAATCCTCTTTGGCGCTGGGCTACTCGTTGGCCTTACTGGATTTTCAGCAATTCCCCAGGGAATTATTGCAGGTTCAGGTATAGGGGCCGTTAGTAAGAATCCCAGGACGTTTACTCAGAACTTAATATTCGCTGCAATGGCCGAGACTATGGCAATCTTTGGTCTCGTAGGTGCAATAATTCTAATAATGAGCCTCTGA